Proteins encoded by one window of Luteitalea sp.:
- a CDS encoding FAD-binding protein produces MLTRRQFFQRGAASTAAIVSGAARWQRSGDDGIVVNDIHSQLNQSRVNRVVQVASVEDVARTIAAAREEGRAISIAGGRHAMGGQQFGANTILLDTTGLNRVLAFDRERGHLEVEAGIEWPELVSTLTRTQKGQPRSWGIVQKQTGADRLTIGGALAANAHGRGLRYKPIIQDVEALSLVDAAGTVRRCSRRENPELFRMVIGGYGLFGVVTSVTLRLARRQKLERVVQVLAADDLIPAFERRIAQGFLYGDFQYSTDAASGNLLRKGVFSCYRPVEDSRPMPERQKELAADDWGRLLYLGHVDKQRAFDMYANYYLSTSGQLYWSDLHQMSVYMDDYHAALDRRLGAADPATEMITEIYVPRAALAKFMDDTRRDIIENRTDVVYGTIRLIERDDESLLAWAREPWACVIFNIHAVHTREGLEQTRAAFRRLIGHAIRYNGSYFLTYHRWATRAQVEACHPRFADFLRLKRRSDPDERFQSDWYRHYRAMFA; encoded by the coding sequence ATGTTGACCCGACGACAGTTCTTCCAGCGAGGCGCCGCCTCGACCGCGGCGATTGTGTCGGGCGCTGCACGCTGGCAACGGAGTGGCGACGACGGGATCGTCGTGAATGATATCCATTCCCAGCTCAACCAGTCGCGGGTCAACCGCGTGGTTCAGGTCGCGTCGGTCGAGGACGTTGCGCGTACGATCGCGGCGGCGCGGGAAGAGGGGCGCGCGATCAGCATCGCAGGGGGCCGCCACGCGATGGGTGGCCAGCAGTTCGGTGCCAACACGATCCTACTCGACACGACCGGTCTGAACCGCGTGTTGGCCTTCGATCGGGAGCGCGGACATCTCGAAGTGGAGGCCGGGATCGAGTGGCCCGAGCTCGTCTCAACTCTCACCCGGACGCAAAAGGGTCAGCCGCGGTCGTGGGGGATCGTGCAGAAGCAAACGGGTGCTGATCGCCTCACCATCGGCGGCGCGCTCGCGGCCAATGCGCATGGGCGCGGGCTCCGTTACAAGCCGATTATCCAGGACGTCGAGGCGTTGTCGCTCGTGGATGCTGCTGGCACGGTTCGGCGTTGCAGCCGCCGCGAGAACCCCGAGCTCTTTCGGATGGTCATCGGCGGTTACGGGCTCTTCGGCGTCGTCACATCGGTGACGCTGCGGCTGGCCCGCCGACAGAAGCTCGAACGCGTCGTCCAGGTGCTCGCGGCAGACGACCTCATTCCGGCCTTCGAGCGGCGCATCGCTCAGGGGTTTCTGTACGGCGACTTCCAGTACTCGACCGACGCGGCTTCGGGCAACCTGCTGCGCAAAGGCGTTTTCTCCTGCTATCGACCGGTCGAGGACAGCCGGCCGATGCCCGAGCGGCAGAAGGAGCTTGCCGCTGACGATTGGGGCCGGCTCTTGTACCTAGGCCACGTGGACAAGCAGCGGGCTTTCGACATGTACGCGAACTACTATCTCTCCACATCGGGGCAGCTCTACTGGTCGGATCTGCACCAGATGAGCGTCTACATGGACGACTATCACGCAGCGCTCGATCGCCGGCTCGGAGCGGCCGACCCGGCAACCGAGATGATCACCGAGATCTACGTTCCACGCGCGGCCCTCGCGAAGTTCATGGACGATACGCGCCGCGACATCATCGAGAACCGCACCGACGTCGTGTACGGGACGATACGGCTCATCGAGCGCGATGATGAGAGTCTGCTCGCCTGGGCACGGGAGCCGTGGGCCTGTGTCATCTTCAACATCCACGCAGTGCACACACGGGAGGGGCTCGAGCAGACGAGGGCAGCCTTCCGGCGGCTCATCGGCCATGCCATCCGCTACAACGGCAGCTACTTCCTGACCTACCATCGTTGGGCGACCCGCGCGCAGGTGGAGGCCTGCCATCCTCGATTCGCCGATTTCCTCCGCCTGAAGCGCCGCTCCGATCCCGATGAGCGCTTCCAAAGCGATTGGTATCGGCACTACCGCGCCATGTTCGCCTAA
- a CDS encoding serine hydrolase has protein sequence MWQGPTSGSGPLEVVHAQLSAHQLPDVPRFSYSNPAFIYLGRTIEALTNDDYEMYVTKNILSSLGMRDAFFDRAPYHLTRHRSHSYYLTDAGLKEARFDFDTGITVSNGGLNAPLPDMAKYLAFLAGDPKKQQVHC, from the coding sequence ATGTGGCAAGGACCTACAAGCGGTAGCGGTCCGCTGGAAGTCGTCCATGCCCAACTATCAGCGCACCAACTACCTGATGTACCCAGGTTCAGTTACTCGAATCCCGCGTTCATCTATCTGGGTCGCACGATCGAGGCGCTGACGAACGACGATTACGAGATGTACGTGACGAAGAACATCCTGTCGTCGCTCGGGATGCGTGACGCGTTCTTCGATCGCGCGCCGTATCATCTGACGCGGCACCGCTCGCATAGCTATTACCTGACCGACGCGGGGCTGAAGGAGGCGCGGTTCGACTTCGACACCGGCATCACGGTATCCAACGGTGGCCTCAACGCGCCGCTGCCCGACATGGCGAAGTACCTCGCGTTCCTCGCCGGCGATCCGAAGAAGCAGCAAGTTCACTGTTGA
- a CDS encoding OmpA family protein: MFRWILAISLLATASLALAEATIPTADKKGSKDHPLLKRYEGSFIVAYEQKRFDAFTLPLSKLEPVPERTDSHNNDYHEPKDKRALEGAYTRLVYLTPAERSPLEVLRNYQDELEGKGAKILFECQAGECGGDPGRSSSGGGGNMSLSMYLYPAERITEDGDFSNGYCAMTADISDQRYMAAELPDSGAHVSVLTYTLKDDLYCKAFNGRTIAVVDIVEGKAREAKMVTVAADEIAKAISSAGRIALYGIYFDFNKADVKPESDATLEQISKLLESAPALKLLVVGHTDNVGSLAANQTLSEQRAAAVVTVLTTRFGVAKERLTPLGVSFASPVASNTTEDGRAKNRRVELVDNEPASRP; encoded by the coding sequence GTGTTCAGATGGATTCTCGCGATTTCACTCTTGGCGACCGCTTCTCTTGCGCTCGCCGAGGCCACGATTCCAACGGCAGACAAGAAAGGCAGCAAGGACCACCCGCTGTTGAAGCGGTACGAAGGGTCCTTCATCGTGGCATACGAACAGAAGCGCTTCGACGCCTTCACGTTGCCGCTCTCCAAATTGGAGCCTGTGCCAGAGCGGACGGACAGCCACAACAACGATTATCACGAACCGAAAGACAAGAGAGCCTTGGAAGGGGCGTACACGAGGCTCGTCTACCTCACTCCGGCAGAGCGGTCGCCTTTGGAGGTCTTGCGCAATTACCAAGACGAGCTCGAGGGGAAGGGCGCGAAGATTCTCTTCGAGTGTCAAGCTGGGGAGTGCGGCGGTGATCCGGGGCGGAGCAGCAGCGGTGGCGGCGGAAACATGAGCCTCTCCATGTATCTCTACCCAGCGGAGCGCATCACCGAGGATGGCGATTTTTCAAACGGCTACTGCGCCATGACCGCGGACATTTCCGATCAGCGCTACATGGCCGCGGAGCTGCCGGACAGCGGCGCGCACGTGTCCGTGCTGACGTACACGCTGAAGGATGATCTGTACTGCAAAGCCTTCAACGGTAGAACCATTGCCGTCGTCGACATCGTCGAGGGCAAGGCCCGAGAGGCGAAAATGGTGACGGTGGCGGCCGACGAGATAGCCAAGGCGATTTCCAGCGCAGGGCGGATCGCACTCTACGGGATCTATTTCGACTTCAACAAAGCAGACGTCAAGCCGGAATCCGACGCGACGCTCGAGCAGATCAGCAAGCTCCTCGAGAGCGCTCCAGCCCTGAAGCTCCTGGTCGTCGGGCATACCGACAATGTCGGAAGCCTGGCGGCCAACCAAACGCTCTCTGAGCAGCGCGCCGCCGCCGTGGTGACCGTGCTCACGACTCGCTTTGGGGTGGCGAAAGAGCGCCTCACTCCCCTCGGCGTCTCGTTTGCGAGCCCGGTGGCATCGAACACGACCGAAGACGGCCGCGCCAAGAACCGCCGGGTCGAGCTCGTGGACAATGAGCCCGCGTCGCGACCGTGA
- the rdgB gene encoding RdgB/HAM1 family non-canonical purine NTP pyrophosphatase — protein MSLSRIVIATTNSDKLREIEQILTDLPLELVPLSAYPGVSPAPEDQETFEANARQKALHYAAATGEVVVAEDSGFEIDRLDRAPGVRSARHPGRDYAERMATLYAELEARGPRESRARFVCAVALASSGAVLFETRCTVEGAVAPEPRGTGGFGYDPMFLYPPYGRTLAEVSQDEKAAVSHRGQAFRQLRAWLARATL, from the coding sequence ATGTCGCTCTCCCGCATCGTCATTGCCACGACGAATTCAGACAAGCTAAGGGAGATTGAGCAGATCCTCACAGATCTGCCGCTGGAGCTGGTACCGCTCTCCGCCTATCCCGGCGTGTCTCCAGCGCCGGAAGATCAGGAGACGTTCGAGGCCAACGCACGCCAGAAGGCGCTGCACTATGCCGCGGCAACCGGCGAGGTCGTTGTCGCCGAGGACTCCGGCTTCGAAATCGACCGGCTGGATCGCGCGCCAGGCGTGCGTTCGGCCAGGCACCCTGGCCGCGACTACGCCGAGCGCATGGCGACGCTCTACGCCGAGCTCGAGGCGCGCGGCCCACGCGAGTCTCGCGCACGCTTCGTCTGCGCTGTGGCGCTCGCCTCATCGGGAGCCGTGTTGTTCGAGACGCGTTGCACCGTCGAAGGCGCCGTCGCCCCAGAACCGCGAGGCACAGGCGGCTTCGGCTACGACCCGATGTTCCTCTACCCACCCTATGGCCGGACGCTCGCCGAAGTCTCACAGGACGAAAAAGCGGCCGTCAGCCATCGCGGCCAGGCGTTTCGCCAGCTCCGCGCCTGGCTCGCGCGGGCCACGCTCTAG
- a CDS encoding response regulator, producing the protein MPDQLPPTEALRTTAPPIRVAIVEDQREIREYLATLLDSTPGFHCSGSYRSMEAALGPVLGDPPDIALLDIGLPGMSGIDGVRRLTAAAPKLLCLMLTVYEDDARIFEALCAGACGYLLKKTLPAGMLDSLKEAVAGGAPMSPEVAHRVITIFRDIRPPAQADYNLTPHEIRVLRLFADGYNYKTAATELGVTVHAISFHLRRIYEKLQVHSKTEAVAKAVQHRLLR; encoded by the coding sequence ATGCCCGACCAGTTGCCACCCACGGAAGCGCTTCGCACCACCGCGCCACCCATCCGGGTGGCCATCGTCGAAGATCAACGAGAGATTCGCGAATACCTCGCGACCCTGCTCGACAGCACGCCCGGGTTTCACTGTTCGGGATCCTATCGCTCCATGGAAGCGGCCCTTGGCCCGGTGCTCGGCGATCCGCCCGATATTGCCCTGCTCGACATTGGCCTCCCGGGCATGTCAGGCATCGACGGCGTTCGTCGCCTGACGGCCGCCGCCCCGAAGCTCTTGTGCCTGATGCTCACGGTGTACGAGGACGACGCACGCATCTTCGAAGCGCTGTGTGCTGGCGCGTGCGGGTACCTGCTCAAGAAGACGCTGCCGGCGGGGATGCTCGACTCCCTCAAAGAAGCCGTCGCTGGTGGAGCCCCAATGTCACCGGAGGTGGCACACCGTGTCATCACGATCTTTCGCGATATCCGCCCGCCAGCACAGGCCGACTACAACCTGACACCGCACGAGATCCGCGTGCTCCGCCTCTTTGCCGACGGCTACAACTACAAGACGGCCGCCACGGAGCTCGGCGTCACCGTGCACGCGATCTCGTTTCACCTCCGCCGTATCTACGAGAAGCTCCAGGTCCACAGCAAGACCGAGGCCGTCGCCAAGGCGGTGCAACATCGCCTGCTGCGGTGA
- a CDS encoding ribonuclease PH: MVRLDNRTSVDPRPCVITPDYLIHAEGSVLIEIGRTRVVCSASLDDRVPPFLRGSGTGWVTAEYGMLPRATTTRTQREAAAGKVGGRTMEIQRLIGRSLRAVVDRAALGERALWVDCDVIQADGGTRTAAITGGFVALVLALQRMREKKVIETMPVRDYVAATSVGIVEGTPMLDLAYDEDSRAEVDMNVVQTGDGRFVEVQGTAEGTPFPRTALDELLDVATRGIERLIEHQRQVVGRYLDV, encoded by the coding sequence ATGGTTCGCTTGGACAACCGCACGTCAGTCGATCCCCGGCCCTGCGTCATCACGCCGGATTACCTAATCCACGCCGAAGGCTCCGTGCTGATCGAGATCGGTCGGACGCGCGTCGTGTGCTCGGCGAGCCTCGACGATCGTGTGCCCCCCTTCTTGCGCGGATCCGGTACGGGCTGGGTCACGGCCGAGTACGGCATGCTGCCACGCGCGACCACGACGCGGACGCAGCGGGAGGCGGCAGCGGGCAAGGTCGGTGGACGGACCATGGAGATCCAGCGGCTCATCGGACGCTCGCTGCGCGCGGTCGTCGACAGGGCGGCGCTGGGCGAGCGTGCGCTGTGGGTCGACTGCGACGTCATCCAGGCCGACGGCGGCACCCGTACGGCGGCGATCACCGGGGGCTTCGTCGCGCTCGTCCTCGCCCTGCAGCGCATGCGCGAGAAGAAGGTCATCGAGACCATGCCCGTTCGCGACTACGTGGCCGCCACGAGCGTCGGGATTGTCGAGGGAACGCCCATGCTCGACCTCGCTTACGACGAGGACTCGCGCGCTGAAGTGGATATGAACGTCGTGCAAACGGGGGACGGCCGATTCGTGGAGGTGCAGGGCACGGCCGAGGGCACGCCATTTCCGCGCACCGCGCTCGACGAGCTCCTCGACGTCGCGACGAGGGGCATCGAGCGGCTGATCGAGCACCAGCGCCAGGTCGTCGGCCGCTATCTGGACGTCTGA
- a CDS encoding outer membrane beta-barrel protein — translation MTFQSDGVRPWLGRIGLLMLLCPLLAPRAAAQTPVEGYVYAGPGGYSGFSNDSWLVSLGGGAEIFPSAAPLSVGVELGYLGQPTALSGGLALFSANGGYHFARRGGRQTVSPFVTAGYTRLFRPDVGFNAWNLGAGINYRVSERVGLRIELRDHIRPDDRSTIQYWTVRFGVTFL, via the coding sequence ATGACTTTTCAATCAGACGGAGTCCGCCCCTGGCTGGGACGGATTGGCTTGCTCATGCTTCTGTGCCCGCTGCTGGCACCACGCGCTGCGGCACAAACACCGGTAGAAGGCTATGTCTATGCTGGACCCGGTGGTTACAGTGGATTCTCCAACGACAGCTGGCTCGTGTCCCTCGGTGGGGGCGCGGAGATCTTTCCAAGCGCTGCGCCTTTGAGCGTCGGAGTGGAGCTCGGCTACCTCGGCCAGCCGACCGCGCTGAGTGGCGGACTGGCTCTCTTCTCTGCCAATGGCGGCTACCACTTCGCCCGCAGAGGAGGCCGGCAAACCGTGTCGCCGTTCGTGACGGCCGGTTACACGAGGCTCTTTCGACCGGACGTTGGCTTCAATGCCTGGAACCTTGGGGCGGGGATCAACTACCGGGTCAGCGAGCGCGTCGGCCTCCGGATAGAGCTTCGTGACCACATCCGACCCGACGATCGGTCCACCATTCAGTACTGGACCGTACGATTCGGCGTGACGTTCCTCTGA